A genomic stretch from Onychostoma macrolepis isolate SWU-2019 chromosome 02, ASM1243209v1, whole genome shotgun sequence includes:
- the smarcd3a gene encoding SWI/SNF-related matrix-associated actin-dependent regulator of chromatin subfamily D member 3 isoform X2 → MERKRPGMTSGARMPHQGAPMGPPGPPYGGTPPIRPGMPNPALDPNRKRPAPTQPVQPPPVQNRPRKKPLGFPAANEISARQMDMRDAQSDPSVGSFNAKRRKMADKILPQRIRELVPESQAYMDLLAFERKLDQTIMRKRVDIQEALKRPMKQKRKLRLYISNTFNPAKPDAEDSEGSIASWELRVEGKLLDDPGKQKRKFSSFFKSLVIELDKDLYGPDNHLVEWHRTGTTQETDGFQVKRPGDVNVRCTLLLMLDYQPPQFKLDPRLARLLGIHTQTRSCIIQALWQYVKTNKLQDSHEKEYINCDKYFQQIFDCPRLKFCEIPQRLTNLLLPPDPIVINHVISVDPNDQKKTACYDIDVEVDDPLKSQMNGFLLSTANQQEIASLDNKIHETIESINQLKIQRDFMLSFSRDPKGYIQDWICSQNRDLKLMTDTVGNPEEERRAEFYNQPWSQEAVSRYFYCKIQQRRQELEQALALRTT, encoded by the exons ATGGAACGAAAG CGTCCAGGGATGACCTCAGGGGCACGGATGCCCCATCAAGGCGCTCCCATGGGGCCTCCTGGACCTCCATATGGAGGAACACCGCCAATTCGGCCAGGGATGCCTAACCCAGCCCTAGACCCCAACCGAAAACGTCCTGCCCCAACCCAGCCAGTGCAACCTCCCCCCGTCCAGAACCGTCCCAGAAA GAAACCACTTGGATTTCCAGCAGCAAATGAGATATCGGCAAGACAGATGGACATGAGAGACGCCCAATCAGATCCTTCAGTTGGATCCTTCAA TGCCAAGAGAAGAAAAATGGCAGACAAGATTCTCCCTCAGAGG atCCGTGAACTGGTGCCAGAGTCCCAGGCGTACATGGACCTCCTGGCTTTTGAGCGCAAACTTGACCAAACCATTATGAGGAAGAGGGTGGATATACAAGAAGCCCTCAAAAGACCAATGAAG CAAAAGCGAAAGCTACGATTGTACATTTCAAACACTTTCAACCCTGCCAAACCCGACGCAGAGGACTCTGAGGGCAGCATTGCATCCTGGGAGCTGCGTGTAGAGGGCAAGTTGTTGGATGAT CCtggaaaacaaaagaggaagttttcctctttctttAAGAGCCTTGTTATTGAGCTGGATAAGGATCTGTACGGCCCTGACAACCACTTAGTGGAG TGGCACCGCACTGGAACGACCCAGGAGACAGATGGCTTCCAGGTGAAGAGGCCTGGCGATGTGAATGTGCGCTGTACCCTCTTGCTTATGCTGGATTACCAG CCTCCTCAGTTTAAGTTGGATCCTCGCCTTGCACGTCTCCTTGGCATCCACACTCAAACCCGCTCCTGCATCATCCAGGCTTTATGGCAGTACGTCAAGACCAACAAGCTGCAGGATTCTCATGAAAAGGAGTACATCAACTGTGATAAATATTTTCAGCAG ATCTTTGACTGTCCTCGTCTGAAGTTTTGTGAGATCCCCCAGCGACTAACCAATCTGCTGCTCCCGCCTGATCCTATTGTGATCAATCATGTTATCAG TGTGGATCCAAATGACCAGAAGAAGACAGCCTGCTATGACATTGATGTTGAAGTTGATGATCCTCTGAAGAGTCAGATGAATGGTTTCCTGCTGTCCACCGCCAATCAGCAAGAGATTGCATCCCTGGACAACAAg atccATGAAACTATTGAGTCCATCAACCAACTGAAGATTCAAAGAGATTTCATGCTCAGCTTCTCCAGAGACCCCAAGGGCTACATCCAGGACTGGATCTGCTCCCAGAACCGGGACCTTAAG CTGATGACAGATACAGTTGGAAATCCAGAGGAAGAGAGAAGAGCTGAGTTTTATAACCAGCCCTGGTCTCAGGAAGCTGTCAGCCGCTACTTCTATTGCAAG ATTCAACAACGAAGACAGGAGCTTGAACAAGCTTTGGCATTGCGAACAACCTAA
- the smarcd3a gene encoding SWI/SNF-related matrix-associated actin-dependent regulator of chromatin subfamily D member 3 isoform X1, with protein sequence MEDSAGGARKATKSKLFEFLVHGVRPGMTSGARMPHQGAPMGPPGPPYGGTPPIRPGMPNPALDPNRKRPAPTQPVQPPPVQNRPRKKPLGFPAANEISARQMDMRDAQSDPSVGSFNAKRRKMADKILPQRIRELVPESQAYMDLLAFERKLDQTIMRKRVDIQEALKRPMKQKRKLRLYISNTFNPAKPDAEDSEGSIASWELRVEGKLLDDPGKQKRKFSSFFKSLVIELDKDLYGPDNHLVEWHRTGTTQETDGFQVKRPGDVNVRCTLLLMLDYQPPQFKLDPRLARLLGIHTQTRSCIIQALWQYVKTNKLQDSHEKEYINCDKYFQQIFDCPRLKFCEIPQRLTNLLLPPDPIVINHVISVDPNDQKKTACYDIDVEVDDPLKSQMNGFLLSTANQQEIASLDNKIHETIESINQLKIQRDFMLSFSRDPKGYIQDWICSQNRDLKLMTDTVGNPEEERRAEFYNQPWSQEAVSRYFYCKIQQRRQELEQALALRTT encoded by the exons ATGGAGGATTCTGCCGGAGGAGCTCGTAAAGCCACCAAGAGTAAACTGTTTGAGTTTCTCGTCCATGGAGTG CGTCCAGGGATGACCTCAGGGGCACGGATGCCCCATCAAGGCGCTCCCATGGGGCCTCCTGGACCTCCATATGGAGGAACACCGCCAATTCGGCCAGGGATGCCTAACCCAGCCCTAGACCCCAACCGAAAACGTCCTGCCCCAACCCAGCCAGTGCAACCTCCCCCCGTCCAGAACCGTCCCAGAAA GAAACCACTTGGATTTCCAGCAGCAAATGAGATATCGGCAAGACAGATGGACATGAGAGACGCCCAATCAGATCCTTCAGTTGGATCCTTCAA TGCCAAGAGAAGAAAAATGGCAGACAAGATTCTCCCTCAGAGG atCCGTGAACTGGTGCCAGAGTCCCAGGCGTACATGGACCTCCTGGCTTTTGAGCGCAAACTTGACCAAACCATTATGAGGAAGAGGGTGGATATACAAGAAGCCCTCAAAAGACCAATGAAG CAAAAGCGAAAGCTACGATTGTACATTTCAAACACTTTCAACCCTGCCAAACCCGACGCAGAGGACTCTGAGGGCAGCATTGCATCCTGGGAGCTGCGTGTAGAGGGCAAGTTGTTGGATGAT CCtggaaaacaaaagaggaagttttcctctttctttAAGAGCCTTGTTATTGAGCTGGATAAGGATCTGTACGGCCCTGACAACCACTTAGTGGAG TGGCACCGCACTGGAACGACCCAGGAGACAGATGGCTTCCAGGTGAAGAGGCCTGGCGATGTGAATGTGCGCTGTACCCTCTTGCTTATGCTGGATTACCAG CCTCCTCAGTTTAAGTTGGATCCTCGCCTTGCACGTCTCCTTGGCATCCACACTCAAACCCGCTCCTGCATCATCCAGGCTTTATGGCAGTACGTCAAGACCAACAAGCTGCAGGATTCTCATGAAAAGGAGTACATCAACTGTGATAAATATTTTCAGCAG ATCTTTGACTGTCCTCGTCTGAAGTTTTGTGAGATCCCCCAGCGACTAACCAATCTGCTGCTCCCGCCTGATCCTATTGTGATCAATCATGTTATCAG TGTGGATCCAAATGACCAGAAGAAGACAGCCTGCTATGACATTGATGTTGAAGTTGATGATCCTCTGAAGAGTCAGATGAATGGTTTCCTGCTGTCCACCGCCAATCAGCAAGAGATTGCATCCCTGGACAACAAg atccATGAAACTATTGAGTCCATCAACCAACTGAAGATTCAAAGAGATTTCATGCTCAGCTTCTCCAGAGACCCCAAGGGCTACATCCAGGACTGGATCTGCTCCCAGAACCGGGACCTTAAG CTGATGACAGATACAGTTGGAAATCCAGAGGAAGAGAGAAGAGCTGAGTTTTATAACCAGCCCTGGTCTCAGGAAGCTGTCAGCCGCTACTTCTATTGCAAG ATTCAACAACGAAGACAGGAGCTTGAACAAGCTTTGGCATTGCGAACAACCTAA
- the smarcd3a gene encoding SWI/SNF-related matrix-associated actin-dependent regulator of chromatin subfamily D member 3 isoform X3: MEDSAGGARKATKSKLFEFLVHGVRPGMTSGARMPHQGAPMGPPGPPYGGTPPIRPGMPNPALDPNRKRPAPTQPVQPPPVQNRPRNAKRRKMADKILPQRIRELVPESQAYMDLLAFERKLDQTIMRKRVDIQEALKRPMKQKRKLRLYISNTFNPAKPDAEDSEGSIASWELRVEGKLLDDPGKQKRKFSSFFKSLVIELDKDLYGPDNHLVEWHRTGTTQETDGFQVKRPGDVNVRCTLLLMLDYQPPQFKLDPRLARLLGIHTQTRSCIIQALWQYVKTNKLQDSHEKEYINCDKYFQQIFDCPRLKFCEIPQRLTNLLLPPDPIVINHVISVDPNDQKKTACYDIDVEVDDPLKSQMNGFLLSTANQQEIASLDNKIHETIESINQLKIQRDFMLSFSRDPKGYIQDWICSQNRDLKLMTDTVGNPEEERRAEFYNQPWSQEAVSRYFYCKIQQRRQELEQALALRTT; this comes from the exons ATGGAGGATTCTGCCGGAGGAGCTCGTAAAGCCACCAAGAGTAAACTGTTTGAGTTTCTCGTCCATGGAGTG CGTCCAGGGATGACCTCAGGGGCACGGATGCCCCATCAAGGCGCTCCCATGGGGCCTCCTGGACCTCCATATGGAGGAACACCGCCAATTCGGCCAGGGATGCCTAACCCAGCCCTAGACCCCAACCGAAAACGTCCTGCCCCAACCCAGCCAGTGCAACCTCCCCCCGTCCAGAACCGTCCCAGAAA TGCCAAGAGAAGAAAAATGGCAGACAAGATTCTCCCTCAGAGG atCCGTGAACTGGTGCCAGAGTCCCAGGCGTACATGGACCTCCTGGCTTTTGAGCGCAAACTTGACCAAACCATTATGAGGAAGAGGGTGGATATACAAGAAGCCCTCAAAAGACCAATGAAG CAAAAGCGAAAGCTACGATTGTACATTTCAAACACTTTCAACCCTGCCAAACCCGACGCAGAGGACTCTGAGGGCAGCATTGCATCCTGGGAGCTGCGTGTAGAGGGCAAGTTGTTGGATGAT CCtggaaaacaaaagaggaagttttcctctttctttAAGAGCCTTGTTATTGAGCTGGATAAGGATCTGTACGGCCCTGACAACCACTTAGTGGAG TGGCACCGCACTGGAACGACCCAGGAGACAGATGGCTTCCAGGTGAAGAGGCCTGGCGATGTGAATGTGCGCTGTACCCTCTTGCTTATGCTGGATTACCAG CCTCCTCAGTTTAAGTTGGATCCTCGCCTTGCACGTCTCCTTGGCATCCACACTCAAACCCGCTCCTGCATCATCCAGGCTTTATGGCAGTACGTCAAGACCAACAAGCTGCAGGATTCTCATGAAAAGGAGTACATCAACTGTGATAAATATTTTCAGCAG ATCTTTGACTGTCCTCGTCTGAAGTTTTGTGAGATCCCCCAGCGACTAACCAATCTGCTGCTCCCGCCTGATCCTATTGTGATCAATCATGTTATCAG TGTGGATCCAAATGACCAGAAGAAGACAGCCTGCTATGACATTGATGTTGAAGTTGATGATCCTCTGAAGAGTCAGATGAATGGTTTCCTGCTGTCCACCGCCAATCAGCAAGAGATTGCATCCCTGGACAACAAg atccATGAAACTATTGAGTCCATCAACCAACTGAAGATTCAAAGAGATTTCATGCTCAGCTTCTCCAGAGACCCCAAGGGCTACATCCAGGACTGGATCTGCTCCCAGAACCGGGACCTTAAG CTGATGACAGATACAGTTGGAAATCCAGAGGAAGAGAGAAGAGCTGAGTTTTATAACCAGCCCTGGTCTCAGGAAGCTGTCAGCCGCTACTTCTATTGCAAG ATTCAACAACGAAGACAGGAGCTTGAACAAGCTTTGGCATTGCGAACAACCTAA
- the tmub1 gene encoding transmembrane and ubiquitin-like domain-containing protein 1, with the protein MALIEGVGDEVTLLFGVVFLVLVLVLAWASTHTVEPPEHLLSPSPGTSPSTETDSQEPLPPGNTDTLPGGVSESDKSEPGTEAGAAGQSPDASRAEGVEGGLLEEAGIGRDGLRHRESAGPSTQTPASTPSATQPSAEDAPNDTQRNMVLRLKFLNDTERTAQVNPQDTIGYIKRTYFAGQEHQVRLIYQGQLLQDDAQTLASLNLADNSVLHCHISQHATRAMPAGARAADQVHVALNVGSLMVPLFVLMLSVLWYFQIQYRQFFTAPATASLVGITIFFSFVAFGVYRR; encoded by the exons ATGGCTCTAATAGAGGGGGTGGGTGATGAGGTCACCCTGCTCTTTGGAGTGGTGTTCCTGGTGCTCGTCCTGGTTCTGGCCTGGGCCTCCACTCACACTGTTGAACCCCCTGAACACCTCCTCTCACCTAGCCCAGGGACCTCCCCCTCCACAGAGACTGACAGCCAGGAGCCGCTCCCCCCGGGTAACACAGACACGTTGCCCGGCGGCGTCAGCGAGAGCGATAAGAGTGAGCCTGGAACAGAAGCGGGAGCGGCGGGACAGTCCCCGGATGCTAGTAGGGCTGAAGGAGTTGAGGGAGGCCTCCTGGAAGAAGCAGGGATTGGGAGGGATGGGTTGAGACATCGAGAATCAGCAGGTCCCTCGACTCAAACTCCAGCCAGCACCCCAAGTGCCACACAGCCTTCGGCCGAAGATGCACCGAATGACACCCAAAGAAACATGGTGCTCAGGCTGAAGTTCTTGAATGATACAGAGAGGACAGCACAGGTGAATCCTCAAGACACCATTGGTTACATTAAACG GACTTACTTTGCTGGACAGGAGCACCAGGTACGTCTGATTTACCAGGGTCAGCTCCTTCAGGATGACGCTCAGACGCTGGCCTCCCTCAACCTGGCCGACAACAGTGTTCTGCACTGCCACATCTCACAGCACGCCACGCGGGCCATGCCTGCCGGGGCTCGGGCTGCTGACCAGGTGCATGTGGCACTCAACGTGGGCAGCCTCATGGTGCCTCTGTTCGTGCTTATGCTGTCTGTGCTCTGGTACTTCCAGATCCAGTACCGGCAGTTCTTCACTGCACCTGCCACCGCCTCACTCGTGGGCATCACCATCTTCTTTAGTTTTGTTGCATTTGGGGTGTATCGCCGTTGA